The sequence below is a genomic window from Coffea arabica cultivar ET-39 chromosome 8e, Coffea Arabica ET-39 HiFi, whole genome shotgun sequence.
GATAAAAGGCGGTCTACatgttaattaattaaaattcataaatacaAGATGCAAACTATATATTGAAAGCCCTAAGCAATggtatatataaatatatatatatatatatatatatatatatatatagagacacacacatacacatacacATACAAGGCCCtaaaacttttaattttatGCTTGCGAGAAAACCATAATTCGAAGAGCACGAGAGTTGGAATATTAATTCCGTTTCCAACAAAATTGACTCTTAAACAAtcaactttttctttcttttcttttccaaatttgttttgttttgttttgtttggcaTGTATATACAGTTATAGTCTTCTTTCCCTAATTTCCACTCCTTCAGCTCTATCTAACATCCCCACAGAGGATGCTTGAAGGCCTGAAGAGTTGCTAGCTGCAATGGCCTTCATCTTCAACCATGTCATCCTCACTAATATATGCTGATAAGTTCAAGTACTTGTCTTGATCAGCCGTATTTCTCCACCTAGCGCGACAAAGTACACAGCTGGTTGATCTTCTTCTGCTGCTTTTCTTCCACGCCATTAAACATTCTTCATGAATTGGATTTCTGCAGGTCCCACAAGCTACGATTTTCTCTCCTTTCCCCAGTTCCTCAAGACATATCGGACAAGCCGTGCCATCTTCCATGTCAACACGAGGGCCGCCTGAAGTACTCGGCCCAGCCTGAAAAAACAGCTGGTGGAACATCTCTCGAACGGTAGCCCCGGCTAAGGCATCCGTCAACGTAGGCGAAGTGAGAAGGCGGTTGAGCTGGCACGGCCTCAGACTCCTCCTCCAGAGACAGGAATCATCGAGGGGGACGCCTAGAACGCGTATAAACACGAAGAGAATGTGCTTGCAAGGGACGGTGCGATCAGGGCAGGTGCATGATGGGGTGTCAGATAAGTTGACAGTGTAAACATTTCCTGTGGCGCCTAACACAAAGAAGGAGGAATCAAACCTGTGGAGGAGGCGGAGGCGGTGGCGAAGGGCTCGGATAATGCGCTCGGCGAGCGGTTGCGTCGGCTCCAAACGGTGGTGCTGCTGGTCGTGAGGAGGGGATGAACTGGATGCAATGGATTCCATATGCGGGGAAATAGGTATAGAAAGGTAGTTATTTGCAGTTAGGTCTTTCTTTGGAGGGGAagatgtttttttattttgtcatagGATAGGATAAAAGGATCATATGCTG
It includes:
- the LOC113704395 gene encoding uncharacterized protein, with translation MESIASSSSPPHDQQHHRLEPTQPLAERIIRALRHRLRLLHRFDSSFFVLGATGNVYTVNLSDTPSCTCPDRTVPCKHILFVFIRVLGVPLDDSCLWRRSLRPCQLNRLLTSPTLTDALAGATVREMFHQLFFQAGPSTSGGPRVDMEDGTACPICLEELGKGEKIVACGTCRNPIHEECLMAWKKSSRRRSTSCVLCRARWRNTADQDKYLNLSAYISEDDMVEDEGHCS